tcgggctcccagtgcatggagcctgcttttccctctgcctgtgtctctgcctctctctctctctctcctctctctctgtgactatcataaataaaaaaaaaaaaaaaaaaaaaaaaaagagatggaaaaagaaaggcCATGTTTTGTgagaattagagagagagagagagagagagagagaaatttactCAGTACTTATGTGGGCCAGATCTGTGCCAGGGGCTTGACACAAATTGATCGAACCCCTCTCCTATGGCAGATAAACAAACAGAAGCTCATGGAATGAGTAAGGGCAGGAGCCCTTTAGGACCTGTCTCTTTCTAATATATTCCTGGTCTATCGCTATAGGTTTGACTTCAAAAAATGATTAACTCAgggtgagcctgggtggctcagcagttgagcacctgccttcagtcccagggtgtgatcccggagtcccagatggagtcccacattgggctccctgcatggagcctgcttctctctctatgtctctgcctctctctgtgtgtgtctctcatgaataaatggataaaatctttaaaaaaaaattaactcagttTGCACTATATACATGTCCAGtctgttatatacctgaaattgatcatgttacatgtcaattacaTGTTtcccctccctcaaaaaaaaagattaccaacATATACTTTGGGTTTCTGGAGGTGCTCTGGTTACTACCCTAGAGGTGTCCCAACCCACTTCTAGCCTGGCAGTTTTGAACTGCATACAAAGAATCTTACCctttgagagagggaaaggttTTTttccaagggtttttttttttaaataccaattcACAATAGGAAAGAACATTTTATATTGTGAGCCAATACACAGTATAGAGTATTTAACTGAAACAATGGTTCAGGAAACAGTATTTAGACTTGTTGCATGCGATGCTCTCACTTTCTTCTCtattccacttttatttatttttaaagtttttttttttaatattatatgtattcattcatgagagagagagggagagagtcagagacacaggcagagggagagggaaaagcaggctccatgcagggagcctgatgatgtgggactcgatccgaggactccagattcacgacctgggctgaaggcggcgctaaaccgttgagccacccaggcgtccctctggtCCGTGTTTAAAATTATGTTGGTCTTGGGGtgccctgctggctcagtcagaagagcgcACAACTCTTGATATCGGGGTCACGGCCTCGAGCCCCACCTTATATGTACaaattactaaaaaacaaacaaataaataaataaactaaaaatatatagtcTGATTTCGTGGTCCAGTAGCGAGTTAAGACCTACAGATAGAAAAACATCatctggggatccttgggtggcacagcggtttagcgcctgccttcaacccagggcgtgattctggagtcccgggatcgagtcctgcgtcgggtttcctgcatggagtccgcttctctctctgcctgtgtctgtgtctctcatgaataaataaataaaatcttaaaaagaaagaaaagaaaaacatcatcCTTGAGGATTTTGGTTGACCTGGagacctttttttcttattttacaaatgcagAAATCTAGGCCCTAAAATGTGACTTCTTTACATTCACTCCGCTAATGAGTGTTGGATAGAGAACCTCAACCTGAAATTTGGTCTTTATGTCCAGTATTCTACTGAAGGCAGAATTTTACCAGAAGattcagaaataagaaacaagaaaacccaAATAGGAGCCTAccagaggagagacacaggagtGAAAAGACAAAGGATGCGCATTTAGTAGAATTCTCACCGCAGCTAAGACTgtcatttctggggcacctgctcTGGTGCCAGGTGGGGAGCAGGAACGGGGAAGTCAGAGGTGAAGACACTGGCTTGGCCTCCAGTGGGCTCCAGGTTTAGTAGAGGAGGTTCCATGTAAACAGATAAATTACAGCACAGAGTAATCAGAGGCAAGCTGGTGATGTAGGAAGCACAGCTGGAGGCCAGAGAGAAGAAAtctggagtggagggaggggctggggagagggcacTTGCGATAGACGCTTGGTGAGAGGTGCAGGGGCAGGTGTGAATGAATGTCTTGAGGGTAGAAGATACTAGACGAGCAGAAGGCAGCAGGAGTGGCATGGGCAAACTGCAGGCCACTGCAGGGGCTGGCATGCGGGGCACTGgggacaggagggcagggggtagagGGACCCCGTCTGCAATTGAGTGGGGTCACTCCTCTCGCGAGACTTTAGTTTCCTCACTTGAACAGTGAAGGGTGAACAGAGAAGCAATATTCACATTTGCTTTTGTGCTAAAGCCCTTTGTTCAAATGAAGCCACCGGCATACACAAGgagatagagattttttttttcttagcaggAAACAGATCTGCCATTgtttggaaaaacattttgaaacatCCAGGATGGGCGGGAAGAGGCGgattcctcccaccccaccccacccccggtgGGATTTTGCATCAGAACTTAAACCGCTTTGTCTGGGAGAGGAAGTAGTTCTCAGGTCGGAGccggggaggagcagagccagGGGCCTGGTGTGGGGGGCGAGTGTCAGAGCTCCCACTGCCTCTGCTGGGGCCCCTACCTCCGCTCTTACCACCCACCCCCACCGCGCCCCATTCTCcacttctatctatctatctatctatctatctatctatctatctatctatcatctatcttcatcatcatcatcatcatcatcatcatcatcatctatctattttaaaaaatatttatttgagggcagcccgggtggctcagaggttgagaacctcccttcggcccagggcgtgatcctggggtccagggatcgagtcccacgtgggcttcctgcaggaacctgcttctccctctgcctgtgtttctgctctctgtgtctctcatgaatagataaataaaatcttttaaaaaataaaaataaaaaaataaatatttatttgagagagagagcgcgagggaaagacagagaggggaGGACAGGGACCAGCAGACTCCGCCCAGCTCAGAGCGGGAGGTGGGGCTCGAACCTCccaccccagatcatgacctgagggaaaCCAAGACTCTCAGGCTGAcctcactgagtcacccaggcgtccctgcattctccagttttatttttatttattttttaaaaaagattatttatttatttattcatgagagacacagagagagagaggggcagagacacaggcagagggagaagcaggatccatgcagggaacctgtcgtgggactggatcccgggactccaggatcacaccctgggctgaaggtgatgctaaaccactgagccacccgggctgccctcattctccagttttaaaaagcaaccccccccaaaaaaaaaaaaaaagcaaaacccctcaggcgcctgggtggttcagtggttgagtgtctgcctttggctcagggagtgatcctggggtcctgggatggagtcccccacaGACTCCCACAGGGAATCTACTACTCCCTCTGcccacatctctgcctctctctgtgtgtccctcatgaatagataaataaaaatctttaaaaaagaaaaaaaaaaaggtaagatccCTCGACGGCTCCCCTCACCATCAGGAGGAATCCAAACTCCTGACCAGGCCTCTCAGGCCCCGCACCATCTGCCCCCTGTCTGCTGTCCAcacctccctctccaccctcatgacttccACACTTACAccagcccctgctcccctgcacaCAGTTCCACACACTCACTGCTTGCACGCCCACTTGGGGCTTTGGCACTCAGGCCTTCACCAGGCCCAGTCTACCCCCAAACATCTGTTCTTTCCATCGCTTCAGTCAGGTCTTAGTCTTCATCAATGTTACCTGAGGAGGGAGGCCCCCCAGGCAGCAGAGCAGCCTTTccagcccagctcccagctccctctGCTTTGTGTACTTCCTCAGGCCTGTCATGTGCTAACAGTTGTTCCATTGTCTgacagcacccccaccccccatcccagtCCTTGGAGCAAAAGCTCCTGAGGGGAGTGTGTGACTCAACTCTTCCTTGGTGGCTGTCTCTCCAACATCTAGAACATTGCCTCCAACATACAGATGCTCCACAAACGTGTAAGTTGCTTTGCCAGGGGGGCAGAGAAGACGGAGAGAATGTAAGCTGCCCTGCAACAGTAGAAAGCTTGGGAGGCTTTGGACTTTCACTACCTGTAGGATGGGAACAGTGACCCTATTGCCTGTAGGTTGGGGGTAGGGGTGACCCACTGCCTGTAGAAGGGGGACAGGGACAACCCCCACTGCCTGTAGGACTAAGGCAGGTAGGCCCCCAGCAGACACATgggtaaaatgtgaaaaattcaaACAGGAGTTAATGAAGTGGAAGTAGAGGTGAGGTCTGGAGTCCCAATGCCTCCaccatcttccttcctcttgaCTCTTTCGGCACCAAATCAGAGCAAACCCTGGATGTCCCCACATGAGCTGCACAATGACCTATGTGGTTGGGACCGACAGAGGATGAGCCCTGACCCTCTCCCACTGGAAGGAAGGCCTCTCTTGCCCtctggagaggggctggagagctggctgtgGGAACACAGGGAGCAGTCTGTAGGGATGGGAAAACTCTGGCTCTCTGCTTAGGTGGGGTCAGtgtgatgggggaacagaggactagctgaggacaaagcacaagccgGGAGCAGCACATTGACaaatccttgaaacaggcagtGGAGCATTCTTCTACCACTCAGCTGACTCCaagttaatactttgctaagggcaaaaggcaatctttgCCCaccccccaggatcctgtaagtctactttaacatataaaaattcctttagaaatttcctttatctgggtgccttcggcttggggcttgatcctggagacccaggatcccacgccgggctccctgcatggagcctacttctccctctgcctgtgtctctgcctctcttctctctgtgtctctcatgaatgaataaataaaatcttaaaaaaaaaaaagaaatttcctttatctctaaacccccaagatttttgttagcaatcatcccccaagcatgtGGCCCAccatatacatctgaagggtttcatgactcaggttttattagttggtaataaatgacctttccccaacaatagctagccccctcagggtcctggaaacgTTGCTTCCAAAGTTCCTTAGAGAGGATGctatccccaaacccctcccaactcccaggtatataatcagccactcttCACAGGCCCTGGGCAACAGCTTTTCCTACCCAGCTCTTCCTACCCACGGATCCTGTccctttgttttaataaaatcaccatttttcaccaaagatgtctcaagaattctttcttggtcgtcggCTCAGGTCCTAACCTATATTCCAGAACTTCATTAAGTGCATCAGATAAACCCATGACAAGTGTAGGGGCCTCTGTTATGAGGATCCCAGTGCATCATGCATGGAAATGCGAGGGCATTCTCCCTAAGCATTCACCTCAGACCTCTGAGGCCATCTTTAATATTGGTGTTTGGTTGCATCCTGTAGGATATATTCCTaataaggaagaggagagagacaacagtaagagaagagacagaggaaagagagtttgggggaggaagagaggcaaagagaagaggtagaaggaaaaaccacagagagaatataaagaaaaatcctcAGAGCAGTAGACATGGGGGAAAAATTAAGACACAGAAtcaggaaacaaaggaaaaccagagaggacaagagacaaaacagaacaTCTGGAATGAAGGAAAAGTATGTCAGCAGGACAGGCTTCTTTTGAACTTGGAGAAGTGAGGTCAGACACGGTGTCCCTGGCTGCCCTCCTGGTTCAGCAATCTCCAGAAGAGCCCTGTCCTATTTCCGGCTTCTTAGGGTGGGGTTCCCTTGCTTTCTTGGGAGGAGCTCTCAGTCCTAGATGGTGAGCCTGTGATGGGTGGGTGCTTTGTGTGTCCAACTACTAGTCATTAATAACCAAGGTTAATGACTCCAGCCCCTCCCGGAGCTCCATCCTTCTGTCTGCTTGGGAGGACCTGCTGACCCAGAGGGTCAAAGAGCCAGTCCTAGAGGGGTCAGGAAGCAGGACTCAGGAGTCCATCCTAGGGATGTAGGTGGAAAGGAATGCCTCCAAAGAGAAGAAATCTATGACATCAATCCGGGAGGCATTTCAGACCTACAGGAAAGAGCAATTGTCCTGTGTGGGCTGTAACCCCCAGAAGATTCAGCTGTGGCTCCCAggagtcctggggtcctgagcaGAACTGCCCCCAAGGAGGACCTGGCTACTTTTACTTCCTTAGCTTCCCACGTGCCCTCTGGACTGACTGTCTGTTCCCAAGAGGGGGATCTACAGGTGTTCAGTGTCCACCGGCAACACcaatgttacctttttttttaaagactttatttattcatgagagacacacagagagaggcagagacataggcagagggagaagcaggttcctcgcagggagcctgatgcaggactcgatcccaggaccccgggatcaagccctgagccaaaggcagacactcaaccactgagccacccaggtgccccctctgttACCTTACCGTTCTCAGAAAAGGTTTGTGAACAGTCTGGCAGGTTGAGGATGGATagatgggggaagaaaaaaaaagcaaacacagcaAAATATTAACCATGGTAGAATTGACATGGTGGGTATATGGGTACTTGTacaattctttcaatttttctatcaatgtggatttttttttcatataaagtaaaaaggagagggaaaaaattgGAATATAGTAGGCACTCCTAAGTATGGAACATTGGGAGTGTAATCCCTCTCCAAGAGAATCTATATTTCAAATGCCCTGAAAGGACAATGTTTTTCTTGAAAGATGACATATTACAGGTGAGAGCACCTGCAGAACACCCAAATAGGGGAGGGAATCTTAGACCACACCCAGAAGTGATTAGTAACTTAGCCCACCCAAAGCTGATGGTCCTTTCGGTTGGTGACCTTTTCTCAAGTTTATCCTGCCTGTCCGTCCTGAGATATGGCCTTGGCCCCGAGTACCCCACCCTGTGATCTGTCACCCTTGGGGGGAGAGGCCGGATAAGATATTCCGGACCCTGCTTGACAACTGATCCTCAGAGGTTGATCATATTTGCTCAGGAGGTGAGGTTCACACGAtaaagagcaggaggagggctcGGACCTGGTATAAAAGATCTGAAAGTTTCAGGGGGGTTACTTTGCACCTGAAACTGCCAGGTGAGGGGTGACAGAGGCCTGAGCTAAGAGGTGACAGGGATGGCCGGGTTCAAATTAAGGGGAATTCAggctgagccagacaggcacctaCTTGGATTGGGTGGCAAGAGAAACCTGCGGGTCAGCTAACTGGGGCTTCTGTATCTGAGTGAGGTGCAAAGATATCTGGGTCTCAGTGGAAGGACTGGGGATGTCTGGGATGCTCGGGGGAATCAATGTGGCCAGATTTGTGTTAGTGGAGAAAGAATGATGACAAATAGAGCAGGCATCTGGAATCTAATATCTGGAGCTGGTCCAAACACCTTCTGCAATCTCTATCCACCTCTGCCTGAACTGCTCTGATGCTGGTGGTGGCAGTCTCCTCTATCACCACCTCTACTCCCCAGGTGTCACAGAGATGCACCTCTAAAATGCTCCTTTCCTTCTGATCTGAGATCAGCAGGAAGCTAGAAGTTTGAACTCTGCCCAGATGTCCCCCCACGCCAGGCCCATCCCTTACAGGCAGATTTCAGTTAGGTTTTGCTCAGACTCCTGGTTTGGTAAACTCAGCCATCTCTATGATTTGGAGATGGTCTCTACTTCTTTGAAAATGCTTTTCCTGCTTTGTGGCAGGAGGGATCAGGACTTAACACAGCTTGGTCCAGATAGAGGGTTAGGATTGATCTTCTGATCTGGGATGGAAGAAGGGAGTTGGCTCCCTCTGGACCAGGGACGACAGAGGGGTTAAGGACAGAAGACAGTCGGCCAAGAGCAGGACTAGAGATTAGGGACAATCCTTTCTAAGCCCAAGACTGGGTCAGTGAAGTCTGAGTTGAAGACAAAGAAGGCTGACACTCAGCTGGAGGTCAGTGAAACCTGAGTAaatgaaagccaaagaaaaaaagctaaacCTTGACTTTCTCCTTATTTCCACTCCAGCCCCAGAATGTTGACCATTGCTCTTCTGGCCCTACTCTGTGCATCAGCCTCGGCCAATGCCAGTAAGTGAGAAGCCAGGAACCCAGCATAGTGTCATGGGAAGGCAGCCTCCTGCATTGCTGGTGGCCAAGGCTTTCAGAGGCTGGCTCGGAGTGGTGGGCACTGAGCtgtgggaggtggtggtggggaaactGAGCTTTTGAGATTTCTCCCTTCAACTCCTACTGTCCCCTCCAGTTCAGGCTAGGTCCTCCTCATACAATGGAGAGTAtggaggtggtggaggggagcGATTCTCCCATTCTGGCAACCAGCTGGAAGGCCCTATCACCGCCCTCCGTGTCCGGGTCAACAGATACTACATTGTAGGGTAAgattctttgtgtttctgtggtttgGGGATCTGCTCTGATCTTGCTAAACTGGAAAGTTCTCAGTCACTTTGGGTCATGGCTGTTCCAGTCAACAAATCCCAGGGATAACATGATACGTGAAAGTTGTTAGAGGACAGGGATCTGAGGTCAGCTCTGCTAATAACCCTACAGCCCCCCAGCACACATGACCTCAGGCAAATCATAGGCCATAGCTGCTCAGGCACTTGGAAGCTGGCTAGTCGGGCCCCACCTGAGGTGTAAGCCCCCTCTGGCATCTTCCATCTTTGCTGACTCTCTCCAGACAATGTATAGCCTTCTAATCCTGGACTACACCCTGGAACAACAAAGTATCTTCCCTAACGAGAACTTTCCAGAAAGATCCCCCTGCTCCCTTtgtattgggggtggggtggggtgggcagcacAGTGGGAATCTAGATTCCAAAATCAAGCTCCAACGCTGTCTGCTTGACTCTGGCTAGgcaatttttcctttctgagcCTCTGCATTTGTGGGCAAAGCGAGTTGAAGTTCCCTGTATGATCTCAAGGGCTCACTCACCCCTCACACACTGTGGAGTTGGCAGCAGACCTGTTGCCCCATCACCAGTCTGCAAGTCTCAGCAGGGAGGCGGGGAGGTCCTGAATTATGATCAGCCCAATGtcagtcttccttccttcctcaccctGCCCCTAGCCTCCAGGTGCGCTATGGCAAGGTATGGAGCGACTACGTGGGTGGCACCCAGGGAGATCTGGAAGAGATCTTCCTGCACCCCGGGGAGTCAGTGATCCAGGTGTCTGGCAAGTACAAGTACTACCTGAGGAAGCTGGTCTTCGTGACGGACAAGGGCCGCTACCTGCCTTTTGGGAAAGACACAGGCACGAGCTTCAACGCCGTCCCCTTGTACCCCAACACTGTGCTCCGATTCATCAGCGGCCGTGCTAGCTCCCTCATCAATGCCATTGGCCTGCACTGGGACGTCTACCCCAGTGACTGCAGCAGTTGCTGAGATCCAGCCTTCTCCAGGCCCTGCATTGCGGCGACGGGTATGGGAACCTCTTCACCACTAACTCCATCTGCAAGGctcaataaagacaaaataaaagaaccTAGCTAAGGCtcgtgtgtgtgggtgtgtgcagcTGGAATCTGCCTCCTGACTCTGGCTGTGAACGAGCGAGCGAATCTCCTATCTGGCTGTCGGATGTCATTCTAGggaagagtgggagggagaggagagaggtcTAAgagtcctgggcttttcttcctAATTTATCAAGAGGAGATAAGATTAGGGCTTGTACCAACTCTTTTTTTCAAGGATAGCTCCTGAGACTTTACCCAAACTGGAGTCCTAAGGCTAAGGGCTGGCCTGGCTGGGGCTTGTCGCCAAAACCCCAGATGTTCCACTCCCTAGATCGCCTCTACCCTTGATAGTCCCTCTTCCTCAAAAGGCCCTCTTGACCTTAACTCACCTGCTATCTGTGACTGGCCTGGgctattttcctttgttctttcccaGAATCCACCTGACTTCTGAAACTTGGCCTGTGTCAAGGACCTTGCCTGTTACTCCAGCCTTGTTCCTCCCCAACTTTGCCCAGAAGCACTAATGTCCTTGCTTAGTTTAGCTCACTCAGAACTGGGCTTCCTTCCCTAGGAAGCCACCACCTCCTCAACAGCTTCTACTCTGCCAATACCATCCTCAAAAACAGGCATTACAAGAGGGTAGATTTCCATCGTGGGTTTCTATGAACGTTCAGGGGAGGCAACAGAGTGGTTTCACAGATATAGCAAGGCTATAAAGTTGCTTTAGAAAGAATTCTTAGGACTCTAGCTCCCACTTCTAAGActgtgacagttttttttttttttttctttgtcttttggtgGTGGTGGCTAGGGGTGGGGGAAATCACTCCCTGCTACCAGTAGATGGATTCACATTGTGGGCAGTGCCAGAGTCACATTTCTTCCCCATCAGACAAAGACAACAATTATGTACACGTAATTTTAGAAAGAAGTATTAACATTATAGAAGCAACTCATgcctagccttttttttttttttttttaattatttatttgatagtcacagagagagaggcagagggagaagcaggttccatgcactgggagctcgacgtgggactcgatcccgggtctccaggatcgcgccctgggccaaaggcaggcgctaaaccgctgcgccacccagggatcccccatgccTAGCTTTTTATAacaattcctttatttttctgaaacaattccatgtaatggaatattatatcactgtgattattatttttttagatataaagCACATAAATGTCAGCTTTTTAAAGTGTGTCATTTCAGTGGTTATTAGTGCATTCATAGATTGTGCAATCATCACCTCTCTAATTCCAGGACACTGCCATCAGCTCAGAAAGAAGCCTCATccccattaagcagtcacttcCCATTCCTCTCCCAGCCCCATATAACCGCCCctcttgttttctgtctctatggctTTGTCTATTCCCAACACTACATgtagatggaatcatacaatattgtggccttttgtgtctggcttttccCATTTAGCGTATTTtccaggtttatccatgttgtagcatgtgttagTACTCTGTTCCTCTGTATGGCTGAATCTGACAGATCAGATATCTGGTCCACTTCAGGCAGGCTTGAAGCCAGCGGGTTTCACATTGTGCCAGGGGGTAGGCACTGGCATtaaagaggcagaagcagcacAAGAGGATGAAGTAATGGCATTCCTGACTTTTGTCCAGTCTACATATTAGGCTTttgtacaaattttatttaaagaaaatatttctttacttatAAAATTCTAAGATTAAGATGAGCTAATCATACATTTATCAAATATTCTGCTAGGTATTTAGGAATACAAAGACCACTGAAAGTTTGGTTCTTCTCTTCTAGTCAAAGGGAAGACTTGGTGAAGGCAGGTGTGTgtatacacgtgcacacacgtgtATAGGGGCACCGTACTAGACTCAGGCCCCAGGTGATGCAGAAATATCAAcacatgaggcacctgggtggctcagtggttgagcatgtacctttggctcagggcgggatcccagggtcctgggatcaagtcctgcatctggctctccacagggagcctctttctccctctgcctgtgtctcggcctctctgtttctcatgaacaaataaaatcttaaaaaagaaagaaagaagaaagaaagaaagaaagaaagaaagaaagaaagaaagaaagaaagaaagaaagaaagaaagaaagaaagaaagacgaaCACATGAAGATAACAAGTGGTTTAGCACAGCTAAAATGCAAAGTACAACTGGGCAAAGAGGAAGCCTCATGGACAGGCAGGGACCATGAACGTCATGCTAAAtgattaaaactttattttatggGCTCCTTGAAGTCATTTAACCAAAAATTCGCCCAAGGGATTAAGATTCATAAGAAAATcatttttgggggatccctgggtggctcagcggtttagcacctgcctttggcccagggcatgatcctggagtcctgggatcgagtcccgtgtggggctcccttaatggagcctgcttctccctctgcctgtgtctctgcctctctctgtgtctttcatgaataaataaataatttttttaaaatcattttttcctgGGATGAGTGgggaaaatggattaaaggtgAAGCAGGGGGtagccccgatggcccagtggtttggtgccaccttcagcctagtatatgatcctggagacccgaaatcgagtcccacgtcgggctccctgcatggagcctgcttcttcctctgcctgtgtctctgggtctctttctctctgtgtctgtcatgaataaatacaatcttaaaaaaaaataaaggtgaagcGGGGAAATAGTTAAGAGAATAGATCTAGATCAGAAATGATGGAAGTCTGAACAAAGGCAGGAATGTGAGGAAGAGAAGATTGGGAGGAATCTGGGAGATTCAAGGGGGAGGGTGGACTCAGAAGaatttgataaatgaatgcaAGAAAGTGCGTGAAGGAGGAGAATCTAGAAGACCATGTCTAGTATCAGCAACTGGGAAGAAAGAAACCCTCTCTAAGATGAGGACTACAAGGAaaatttagcctttaaaaaaaattaatttgggggaaacagagaaagagggagagagagacaatattaagcaagctccatacccagtgtggggccccACATGCATACTCCCCCGACGGAGAAAGCCACGTGACCCCTAAATACAAAGGGCTTTATTGCAAAGAATCGGCTTTAAAACCATGGAGGCAGGTgaggcaagtctgaaatctggaGGGCAGGCCAGCCATCTGGAGGGCGTGCTCCAGGTATACAGATGgatttcttcttcctcagggaTACCCCAGTTTTGCTCTTTTGCTTCCTTGTAAATTTTATGTAATCAAAACTTACACTTTTAgt
This DNA window, taken from Canis lupus familiaris isolate Mischka breed German Shepherd chromosome 6, alternate assembly UU_Cfam_GSD_1.0, whole genome shotgun sequence, encodes the following:
- the ZG16 gene encoding zymogen granule membrane protein 16, coding for MLTIALLALLCASASANAIQARSSSYNGEYGGGGGERFSHSGNQLEGPITALRVRVNRYYIVGLQVRYGKVWSDYVGGTQGDLEEIFLHPGESVIQVSGKYKYYLRKLVFVTDKGRYLPFGKDTGTSFNAVPLYPNTVLRFISGRASSLINAIGLHWDVYPSDCSSC